The Cryptomeria japonica unplaced genomic scaffold, Sugi_1.0 HiC_scaffold_288, whole genome shotgun sequence genome contains the following window.
CCGCATGATAGATTTGGAAGACCACTGttgatttaattataaaatctgcaAGAAAGATAGTGAATTAATTGATGACGGAGATATAAGAAGTCCAAGGCGATTTGAATATAAAGTATAAGGTAATCCACTTTCCCAGAGAAGTAATGACAGGAGACACTATAAATAATGTGTTGGTCCTATATGGAAGCCAAAGATCGATATTTTAGACCTGAAATTATTGATGTATAacaaggaaatttaggcatggaaTAAGTCAATGCACTAGTCTTTAATCTCTCTATTTTAAACACCAGTGAAGTGCAGAAGTTTATACCAAATACATAAACTGATTAAGGTACGAGCAGAATGTctttttttattgaaaaatgaaTTGTTTGAATATTTAATTGTCATTGAGAATTAACTTACCTAGGGCATGTAGTTGGAGTTATGGCACATATTCATAAGACGACAAATGTGTATGGTTTGAACTGTGATTTTTATGCATTATAAAAGATACACCAATATAGATGTGTaacgaacacacacacacacacacacattgaagGAGTTTTAGAATTTATTAAAGGGGAGTATTTGAAAAGATTATTTTGGAGGTAAATTTCATAATTGAATCTTTTCTTGTGGTTAAATAAGGGTATATATTTTGTTGAATAAGGGAACCCTTTTTCCTGCTATGTACAATTGTCCAAGATGGGTCACCGTCAAAATTTAAAACCAAAAGGGAAAGAGGAGGGAGAGAGTCCCTCCAAAGGCATATAAGAAAGTAATTCTATATTGGAATGAAGAGGAGCAGATATAATCGGAATAGAAGGCAAATTAGATGTAGCATTTCCCAAGGGCAACTGGGAAGTAGTAGACAAAGAAGAAAGCGACCCCAAATACAGACCCGCAACAACCAAGATAGGAGAAGATTACTAGCTAGGAATAATTGGTTGCGTATCCTTAGAAACAACATCAGAATAATTGACATAAACATCATTGCGAAAAGTAGTGAGTTGATGACGAAGGGAATTCTGCCACCAACCCGAGGATGAttgtttaaaagaagaaagggatgCCATCATAATTTAGTTTTGTGTCGTTACAACATTAATCAAATGTTCAAGTCATCTATGTTACACTTGACAAAGATTTCAAATTCAGATGGTTGTATTGTTTGAGATTCTAGTGAGATATCAAATGGATAGTGTAATAGGATCACACAGGAGGTCGGAGGAAATGGATATAGGAGGAAATATATTAGTGATTCATGGCAGGAGAAGCATTCTTCTCCATTTTTGCCCCTTAAGAaaagatggggattggattttcaTATGAGTGCACTTGATGTATCAACATTTGATTGTTGCTATTTAGTACAAAAGAGCAGCATTTGGTTGATCTTCATTTAAACCATAGAGGAAGGATTCAAAACACTCGAGGGATATGTGGAGTCTCAAAGGAGAATTGTTATGTCATATGCAACACTGTAGAGGGATTTGATAGGTCTAGAATGTCAGAGGAATGTTTCTCTCTAATTATACAAGTAGGTTTGGGAAAAGCTACGCCGTTTCATGTTGTGTAGAGGTTTGTGGGTTCTATAATTAGGAGATCCGTTCATGGAGCTAGTCTCGTGTTTCCTGTGTCAGTGAGGATTATTCGTGAAGGTGATTCATCAAAGTATCGATAAGGGTTGTGTTAAACTCTTACAATGCACAAAACTCACTGGGATAAATCTAATAGGGGATAATTTTGTATTattatattacaaattattttttagtatgatttttcaataattaattaaaaattggtTAGTAGGTTATTTTGGAAGTTACGTTCCCATTGGTGGTTATACGTGAAATATATGGTTTCAAAAGACTAACGTGCATGCATGTATTAACATGCTAAAGAATCCTAGATAGATTAATATCTTTTTATTTCTACAACGACAGTgtgatttggtgttatatgtgttggctTTGCCATTGTAGATTTCCCTACCCACAAAGAATGTCTTCAACATCTATGCTAAAGAGAGAAGAACTATAGGCTAAAATCAACAAAAAAGTGTTATCTAGTGGATTGTAGGGTACAAGCAAGCGATTGATGAAATCTCGTTGGATTGTGCGAATAGAGAACAACAATAGAATTTATTAGAATAAAATCATGATGCAAAATATGTCAAAAAACTATTAATATACCCAGTGCCATTTTCTATCCCTTGAGGTTTCTTGTAATTGACGAGGCATTCTAACAATGGAACCAAAATACAATAGTTACAATTAAACCGCAATCAAATACTATCCACACTCATATTTTGATTGATGCTAATTACTTAAGTATGAGTGTTAAAGTGGTTGAATATAAAATACTCTACATCTAAAGTGTTTTGCAATTTCATTGATGAAATGATACCGATAATTTTCAAGGTTACTTAGACAATATTAATTGATAATTATAAAAACAATTCTGCTTCAAACATATCTATGTTTTGTATTATTATATGTAGCCTTGCATATTTAAATTCATTGGCTTACACCCACAGGGTAATGATCACGAAACAAAAATCTCACAACCATTATGCTCAAGATAGTAAATGATAAtaacaaaaaataggaaaaaaaaaggaTATTTGATGTTCTTGGGGTAGACACAATCACAATAGAAAGAGATCAcagtttttcaaattaaaattgctTATGAGACCGGTAGTAAGCTTCATATACCATTGAAATTTGTTGGAATACGAATAGCAACTGTCATCAAAGATTAGTAATTTGAATAATCATTAGGGAAAAGGGATCACATCTTTGACTAGgaaagaagagataaagaaaataGCGGTAgacaagattaaaaatattaagaacattttaaataaatgtttaatggaAGAGATTAGAATAGAGAGTTTGTAGTTAGGGACTTTGTGTTATTACgagataagagaagagaacttagaGGTAGTCATAGGATGTTTGATTATCTTTGCATGGTCCAAATCGAAATCCATAAACATTTTTCTAGAATCATCTATTAATTGACATATCTTGGTGTTACTCAAATTCCCTCCCCTTATAATAGATAATACTTGAAGGTATTCTAATAGTAAAATAGGTCGTGTCATGTAGTACACCATAGGCGATTGAGATTTATGCGCTTTTATATATTTGTGTTTGTCTTGATTCTCGAGTTTTATCTCAAGTCATTTTTTCTAAATAGCATTGTAAAGTTTTGACTCTACAACACAATGGAATTTACAATAGTTCTTTTGAATTATTTTTGGTTCTTTCTACATGTAAAAGGTCATTGTCGAGAGTATTACATCCATTTGTTATCATCATTTTCACCGTGGTAATGTTTAAACAGTTCACATTCATTAGACATTGTATGTAGCATTAAGGTATTTTATTATATCCATCATCACATATTTACATACATACgattacaaccacaaggtcatggTCAAGCAACAGGAATCTCACAACCATTGTTCACAAGATAGTCAACGATAGTGAAAAATGGAAAAACAAGCTCCTTGATGTTCTTTGCATAGACACAATCACACCAAAAAGAGTTGCGATAATATTTCAAATTGAAATTGTATATATGAGATCGGTAGTAAGCTTCGTACACCATTGAAAGTTTTTGGAATGCAAATAGAAAAGGTTATCAAAGATGAGTGATTTAAAGAATAATTAGGCAAAAGGGATCTTATTCTTTAAAAAATGGAAGGGAAAAGGGAAATAATAGTAGGCAAGTTGAAAATAGTAGGGAAAATTTAAACAAATCTTTAATAGAAGAGATAAGAAAAAAGAGATTTTGTAGTTAGTGACTTTGTGTCATTATAGGATAAGAGAACATAACTGAGAGATGACCATGGGACATTTCACTATCCTTGCTTGGTCCTATTTAAGGTCGGTTGATATTTTTTGGAATCACTTACCTATTGACATCTTGACGTTAAAATAAAATTTTCTCTCCTTATATTAGATAATACTTGATGCTATTCAATCAATAAAATGGGTCGTGTCATGTACTATACCATACCTGATTAAGTTTTGTCCTCTTTCAGGTATTCTTGTTTGTCTTTCTTCTTGAATGTCATTTGAGTACCTTTGTAAAATTTTGACTCTTGAAGCCGATGGACATTGCACTACTTCTTCCCAATGATTTTTGGTTCTTTCTACATTTGCAAGGTCATTGTCAAGATTATCACATGCAATTGTTACCGTTATTTTGACATTGGTAATATTTAGAAGCGTCAAATTCATTAGATAATTTGTATCATTAAGTTATTTTAATATATGTAGCATCGCATATATACATTCATTCGATTGAATGCACATGGTAATGGTCAAGCAACAGGAATCTCACAACCATTAttcaaaagatagtcaatgatattAACAAAGAGATGACATTAGGAATAGGTAGATGCCATtgcaggggtgggtgggaggagtgggagggagagaaaatacggtctttggtgatatttgggTTGTCACGATCACATCGAAATGAGAGCTATTGGATTTttccaaattaaaattaaatttctccAAATGAATAAAGAAACACATAATTATTTTGACATACTCAAAGGAATTTGATCAGTTTTTTGAGATACACTTTTGAAGAGACAACACGCGGTGATACCAAGATGAAAGCACACGCACGGTAACCAAAGATGCACAATGAACAAACAAAACACATGACTTTAGATTTCGAGGAACCAGGAACTTGGGAAACTAAGTTCCCGAGGTTCCTGGGATCCCGAAATCACGAAATCCCTAAGCAACGAAGAAGGATGAAAACCCAGGATTTCGAGATCTTGGGGTGTGGGGAAGCTAGAGGCCACCATAACCTTGAAAACCCAGATGTCCGAAAAAatgcaaacactaaacaaacaaacaGCGAAACCCGAGAACCTCGTACTCCGGGGTTTCGAGAAATGGAAGAACTCTTCCAAACCCGGAACTCCGAGATCCTGGAATTCCGAAGAAAACAAAGGGAAAGAATAGTCAAGGACACAGAGGAAGCCTGGGAGTCCGAAGATCCGAAGGAGAAGTTCAGGACCTCGGAGTTTCGGGActccaaaacacaagacaaaaaaaGACAACAacacaaacaaagaaagaaaagaaaaacgaACAAAAACAAAGCAGAGCAGAAGGGGGCCCCCAACTCGAGAAGAGAAAGGTTGAGGTGCGTTATGAAGGACATGACAGAATGCAAAATAGTAAATCTATCGAAAGGGTTATCAATAATGAGACGACAAGGGAAAAATATACACCCATACATAAAATAGGCCAAAATTGAGACATGGCTAAATAGGGTGCCGGCATGTATGAAGTACACTGAACCAACCAAGGTAATGAATCCTTCAATTAATGCGCCTTTTCTTTGTGGAATGATACACAGATATGAATATTTATATAGGAAAATCGGTTGATGGCGGTATTGGTAAGGGAGATGCTACCGAAAATAGGCATGCGTGATTGTGCTTAGAAACTCAAGGATTGTCTGATGGATTCGATGGATCAAACTTCGAATCTATTATTATCTCTCGTgggcatgtttagaataattttatattatataagatattgttGGATCACTAGATAGGATAAAGAATCAAGTCGTACACCAATTAATTTTTGTTGTGGAATTCACAAGGAATAGAAACTATCCAAGTTGGAAATTAAGGCATAATTATATCCGTAGGTATCAAGAgaatatatcccttaagttttggTATTACTCTATACGTGGATGATggattttgatgattaagatagactTGACTCACTAAATATGTTCATGCTTATTTAGAATCTTTACGTAATAGTAGATGTTCTTGCATGTTAGTGTAGTGATTGTACAAACAACTGAATAGTAGAAGAGGAGACATTTTTATTTGAGAGTCGACATGTACAGACATCGTTCATCATGTGCTTCATAAATTGGTGTAAATAATGCTCGCCTACAACCAAACAATGTCAGCCGTTTGACCAAATTTCACGACAACTGTATGCTTGTTGAAGTTACAAGAAGAGTTAGTATTTGATTATAAAATTCCTATCCTAGAATGCTTGTAATGGAATAGTTTCTTGTGTTGTTCACTAGAGAATTAATTGTGTTTTGTTTCCAAAGCACTTATAAACCCAAAATAAAGGGTAGGTGGGCAATTGTGGAAGAAAGAGATATATTTCCCTTAAAAGTGTAGTGCTCGAGTATGATAGAAGGTATTGAAGTAGCCATGAAAAATAGAAGGTCTTGAGCTTTTGAGAATGTAGAGAAATTAATAGTTTCATTTCAATTTCTTATGTCTAGTGTGAAATTGTCTTTGCATATTTTGTTATGTTACGTTTAATGGCAATGATGTCTTGTTTAGAATATATGTGCTAGTTATATCTGCATTTAAAACATAACGGGAGGTTGCATTCTTCAGTCATATTCAACTTTGAAATATACTGAGAGGCTCAATTTTCGATATATAAACAAAGCATCATGATTGGAAACCTATAATATTACTTTTATGTTCGGTTAGACGAGTTAACTATTCTAGTATTATTACGAATGCTTTCTATTTTAATGTTCTAACATATGTTTAAACATACTCTTAGCTATGATAATTCTATGTGAGAGAAAAACATCGATAAATATAAGAGTTCAAACTACAACTCAATATACGAATCTTTTTATAAGAAAcacttttataattatataaattaacactttgatatatatagataaaattttatatatatggaTGAAAAGATTCCTTAAATGGATGGAATACATTACGAGGAATATCAAAATGGATGGAAGACAGTAGCCACAGAAATAGAAATAGGAGAGGAGGGGGTAAATAGAGCTCTATTCTATTGGCATTCTACATTCACAATCCTCATAGCTTCGAATCGTGGCTCTTTGGCTTCATATTTCTGGTGGCTGTAAACCTGCATGTAGTCTCCAAACAGATACTCTGGATACTCTGGATAAACCGATAATTCATCACCGGTCTGAGCAGTAAGTTGAGATGCGGGATAAACCTTGGCATTATATGAGGGATTATAAAACGATGCCACTGAGAAACGGTTGCCATTCTTAGTGGGTAGAATGTGATGCCATGCGCTGGTGTATTTGCCGTTAGTGATGGCTTCCAACTGGTCCCCAATGTCAACAACTATTGCGTATGGAATGGGTTGCACGTCAACCCAAGTGCCATCATCGAGGACCTGCAAACCGGACACTTGATCGTCTTGGTATAAGAGAATGAGGCCACCTGCATCTGTGTGTGCACGGATGCCCTTGATGAGGTCCGGTCTAGGGCAAGGAGGATAATGGCTCACTTTGGTGCCGAAGAAGGGCTTCTCTCCTCCCGCAAATGCCTCTTTCAGGTACTCTTTCTCTAGCCCCAGATTCAAACTTATTACTTCCAACAGCTTTTCTGTCAATGAAAATATCTTGTTTCGAAACTCCTGGATAGTTTCCCTGAGAAAAATGCAATATAATGTCTTAGTATTTAGTTTTTCGATATCCAGAAACCAGAAACACTTGTATATAGATCATGCTCATATTAATTTTTTCTATTCTATATTTATAGAAACGTTTGAATTGTGCACAAAATAGTTGAGTAGTTGTACTTGAAATCACTGGGTTGGGAAGGCCATGAATTGGTCTCCTGCATCTCATGTATTTGAATAACATCTTCCCAATCAACGTTCTCGATCTTATCAGCGTTATCGCTGTCAAGAGCGTTGCTCAACAACCTTACAGGCAAAGAGGCATTGAAGCTCTGCTCTCTGTTAAGCTTGTAATGCTCCGAGCAAACTTTCTTTACACGGTCCATGAGTTCATGCTCTATGCCATGGTTCAAAAGCTGCAAACGCAAAACGAAATCACTTCAACTCTGTTTTCTCTATAATTAGTAAGTTTTGCACATGAGAAAATATGATCAGTTGTGTTTTTCACCTGAAAGAAACCAGTACTCTCGCAGGCCTTGGCTATTTCAGCCATGATCACCTCTCTGTCTCCTCCGTCTATGTTTTTCATGTCAATCACTGGAA
Protein-coding sequences here:
- the LOC131064064 gene encoding 1-aminocyclopropane-1-carboxylate oxidase-like, which produces MGVPVIDMKNIDGGDREVIMAEIAKACESTGFFQLLNHGIEHELMDRVKKVCSEHYKLNREQSFNASLPVRLLSNALDSDNADKIENVDWEDVIQIHEMQETNSWPSQPSDFKETIQEFRNKIFSLTEKLLEVISLNLGLEKEYLKEAFAGGEKPFFGTKVSHYPPCPRPDLIKGIRAHTDAGGLILLYQDDQVSGLQVLDDGTWVDVQPIPYAIVVDIGDQLEAITNGKYTSAWHHILPTKNGNRFSVASFYNPSYNAKVYPASQLTAQTGDELSVYPEYPEYLFGDYMQVYSHQKYEAKEPRFEAMRIVNVECQ